The window ATTAACAGATGTAAATAAAAAAGCCAATGAGATTAGGTTATTAAATGGAAAACTAGAATCTGCATATGAGGAATTAGACACATTTAGTTATACCATCTCTCACGATTTAAGAACTCCGCTCACTTCAATAAAAACATATTCAGAGTTAATGCTTAAAAATAAAAGCATTGATGAAACGGGTAGAAAGATGCTAGATAGGATTTTAACAAGTGCTGATAAGATGAACTTGTTAATCAAAGAGATATTAAACCTGGCTAGAGTAGGTCGTTTAGATATTAAAAACGATACGATAGATATGCAGACCTTAATACAAGAGATTAAGGCAGAAGTATGGTCGGCTTTTAAAGCAGACAACACCGAACTTATTTTAGGCCATCTACCGAATTTAAAAGGCGATAGAACCATGATCGCTCAAGTATTTTCAAATTTAATAAGTAATGCGGTTAAATATTCGTCTATGGTTAAAAAGCCAGTTATTGAAATTTCTGCAAGCATAAATGGTGGTGAGATTGTTTATTCCATTAAAGATAATGGTATGGGAATTGATAATCGATATTATGACAGGGTTTTTGAGCTTTTTAAGCGCATGGATAACGTTAAAGATATTGACGGAACGGGAGTTGGGTTGGCAATTGTTAAAAGGATTATTGAGCGACATAATGGTAGGGTTTGGTTTGAAAGCAAACTAAACGCTGGCACAACTTTTTATGTTGCAATAAAAAATAGATAAATGAATACTACAGATATATTTTATGTTGAGGATGATGTAGACTATGCTTTTTTTATGCAAAGCGCAATGCAGGAAGTGCAAGATACCTTAAATTTAACAATTGTTGATGATGGGGTAGAAGCAGCCACTACGCTTAGTAAATTTGAAGAGTTACAAATTAAACCAAAACTTATCCTACTGGATTTAAATTTACCTGGATTATCTGGTTTGGATATATTAAAATTCATTCGAGAAAACCCTTATTTTAAATCGGTACCAGTTATTCTATTTTCAACATCAGATGACCCTAATGATATTAAATCTTCAATTGAATATGGCGCAAATGCTTACCTCGCAAAACCAAATGGCTACGAAAATTTAGTCGAATGTTTACATTCAATTCACGATTTTTGGTTTAATCGACACCTCAGATTAAACTAAAATTTCAAATAATAAGAGATTCGGGTTGAAAAATCCGAATCTTTGTTTTTTAAATCCATTTATTTATACCAAGATGATAGCCGAATTATTAAAAGCCGCAACCGCAGACAATCATAAAGAATTAGAATCTTTAATGTTTGTAAATGAGATTATGAACAATTCTTTAAGTGTTGATGAATATAAAAAGCTGCTTATTGTAAATTACGTTATTCACGAAAAACTGGAAGACAAGCTAATAAGCATGTTAGATAATGAAACGGCAAATAGGCTTGAAATAACGAGCAGATTAAAATTACCTGCTTTGGAAAAGGACTTAAAATTTTGGAATATAGATCGTGATGCTTTAAAAAATTTAAATGTCGATTTATACTTGCCAAATAATAACATTGCTGAAGTTTTAGGTGCATTATATGTGCTAGAAGGGTCTACACTGGGTGGAAACGTAATTAAAAAGCACATTTTAGCAAATCCAAATTTCAAAAATTCGACCGAAGGATTAAATTATTATGGTGTTTATGGAAGCGAGCTAGGAACGAAATGGAAAAACTTTGTTTTACTGATGAATGAGGTGGTTATTGAAGCAGATTATGAGCGCTGTATTAAATGCGCTAATGAAATGTTTAATAACTTAAAAAACCTTTCGAAACAGCTAAATGAAACTGTGAAATATTGATCGTAATTTTATTAAAAATACGCCTATTATAGTATGAGGGCATTTAGTAAGTGTGTAAAATGTGCAAAACTTATTTTAAATTAATATTTTCTTTCTGTTGTTAATTCAAGGTAAATATGTATTATTGAAAAATTATAATTTTTAAACCTAAAAACATCAATTAGCGATGGAAAAATTCTCAAAAGTAAAAGAGGCTGTTGCTGCAATTGAAGCAGATGTAGAAAAATTTTACAATGCTGGCAATGCAGCCGCTGGTACTCGTGTGCGTAAAGCAATGCAAGATCTTAAAGTATTAGCACAAGAAATTCGTGCAGAAGTAACTGACAAGAAAAACACTGACAAATAGTTTTGCCAGTAAATAAAAAGAGGCTGCGTTATCAATTGATAATCAGCCTCTTTTTTTTGCCCAATATTTAGTATCGCTACGTTCTCTATTACGCGAATATTCCTCCTCTATATTTATATTGATTTTTAATTAAACGTCAATTTATCATCACATCATTTTTTTGTATTTTTGCCGCATGGAAAGAGAAATTTTGGATACAAAGCGAAAAGCACTTAAAATTAATCTTGATCCTCATATTTACGGCACTTTTGCTGAAATAGGAGCTGGACAAGAAGTTTCTAGAAATTTCTTTAATGCTGGGGCAGCATCAGGAACAGTTGCTAAAACAATGTCTGCATACGATATGACCTTTAGTGATGCCATTTATGGTGCAGAAGCATCCGGTAGATATGTAAGTCAGAATCGGCTTATCCAAATGCTCGATCACGAATTTGGATTACTGAATGAGCGATTATCAGGTAAGGAATACGAAAGTCGAACTTTTTTCGCTTTCGCAAATACAGTAACAACATTAAATTTTAAACGAACAAACGATCCTCATGGATGGGTTGGCCTTCGTTTTCAAAGTGAGCCTGCGGGCTTACCAAATGAGATATTTTTCCACGTTCGTTTATTAGACACTGATGTGCTTATGCAGCAGCGTGTTTTAGGTATTATAGGCGTTAACTTACTCTACGCGGCATTTTACTACGCCAAGGAGCCAAAAATAATGGTAGAGTCTTTAGCTGATAATTTAACCATCGGCTCTGTTGAAATTGATCTTATCTCAGTTAAAGGACCAGCTTTTCCTCATGCGAACAACATCTTACTTAATCTTTATATGATTATGAAAGATTTTTCAGCAGCTGCGATATTTGATTCAGAAGCACATCCCCGACAGGCTAAAGATTTATTGTACAAAAAGGATATCATGATATTAAGAACTAAATATGGACAAAAATCAAATCCTAATTTTAGTTTATTTAACAAAGCCACTGATCAATTTAAACGTACTAATCAGGTTGTAGATGGTAATTTAGCAGTGATGATCGAAGTTTTATTAACCAATGTTTTAACCGATACGCAGGAAACTCCCGATGATATCGACTTGGAATCAGTTGCTAAGAGAACACAGGATATGTGCGATACTGGAAACACGGTTATTGTATCGAACTTTACACGTCATAATCGTTTAGCTAAATATTTAGCAAGATGTAAACCTAAAAGTGTTGGATTGGCAACAAATATCAATAACCTTAAATTTGTGTTTAATGCTAATAATTTTAAGGGTGAAAATTATTCTGGACAATTGTTAAGCTATGTTAATGATATGTTCAATACAAATGTGCGCTTATTTGCATACCCGTTTTTAGATAAAAACACAAATGAGGTAATTACCACAGCAAATATGCCCATTACACCAGAAGCCAAACCATTATTTGATTTCCTTTTAGTTAATGGCTACATAACCGATATAGAAGATTACAGTGACGATGAAGTTAAGACGGTTTAAACAAATAGATGCTTTTAATATTCGTTAACGTTTAATGAAAATGGTTCATAAAACTATAAGGTTTCTAAAAAAGAACCATTTTCATTTACCTCAAATTTATGATTAGTACCACATTTATAAGCAAAATTATTGCGTTGATGGCCTACAGGAAAATCAAATGAAATAGGATAGTTATATTCTTTAACTTTCTCTAGCACAATATCATAAATGGTTTTTCCAAATTCTTCGCCAATATCATCAGGCTTAACTTTAAAACCTCCTACAATTAAGCCTTTCAAATTTTTTAGCTTTCCGCTGCGTTTTAAGTTCCAAAACATTCTATCTAAACTGTAAAGATATTCTCCAGTATCTTCTACAAAGAGAATCTTTCCACTGGTATCTAAATCTGAATTACTACCAGCCAGTGTTTCAATTATGCTTAAGTTTCCTCCAATCAATAATCCATTTGCTTTTCCAAATCGATTATAAATATTAATAGGAGCGATGTATTTTAATTCCTGACCTGTTAAAGCATTTTTAATTGATAAAATTGTTTCTATTTGAATAGGTTCTGCTTTAGTCCAATCATCAGGAAAACTATTGCACATTTTAGAATGTATCGAAGCAACACCAAAATTTTTGGCTAAATGAGAATGCAAAACTGTAATATCACTAAAACCAATCAGCCATTTAGGATTTCTTTTAAATGCTGTGAAATCTAATTTATCTATTATTCTAACAAATCCATAACCACCACGAGCACACATAATGGCGTTAATTTTTGGATCGTCTAACATATTTTGAAAATCGGCCATTCTTTCTTCGTCACTTCCACCATAAGTAAAATCTCTTTTGCCAATGGTCGATCCAACTTTTATATTGAAACCCCAACTCTGCATCTGTAATATAGAAGGCTGTACTTGTGCTTCGGTTATAAAGCCAGCAGGACTAGTAATGCCTATGGTATCACCAGATTTTAAGTATGGCGGGACTTTTACATTCGAATTTTCTCCATTAAAATCGTTTTTAAAAATTTTTAAAGCAGGAAGCATGGTTGCTGTCGCGATAAATGAAGAAAGAAAATGTTTTCTATTCATCTAAATGAGGGATAACGGGTGTTTAGCGAAGATATGATTTTAAGTAAAATCTTAAATAAAAAAAGGGATTTATATCCATAAATCCCCTTTTTAAACCAAACAAATTAATCTGTAAAAGATTAGTATAATGTGAATTATATAGATAACCGAGATTCGATTAAAATGTTTTGATTTTATTAAAAATATTCAATAATTATTTATTAGTATTTAGAAAATCGGGTTTTGATCAAAAAAGAAAGGCTATTCATCGCGAATAGCCTTTGCTAACAACAAAACAAATATAAGATAACCAAATCTTGTTTGATTCGAGCAGAATCAAATTTAAGTGCTATGAGGAACACTTAGTGGCTAGTAATGGATTCGAACCATTATGTGAAATTAAAACTTCACTTCCCGTTTTTAACAAGCCGTTTAATTATTTAATTTAGTGCATTTAACACTTTTTCTTTTTGTAACATCAGCTACTGTTCCACAAATATATAAATTAGATATATAATATCTACCGATTTAGTAGTATTTATTTTTGTTACTGTCCTTTTGGTCATTTAAGGCATTTAATGCTAGTTAAATGCATTATCAAGTTCTTTAATTTTGAAAGGAATCAATAAAATAGATTACAGATTAATTAAAAATCTTATTAGGGTATAGAATATCAATATTTATATCGCTCTTAATCGCCATTAAATTCAATTTCTTAAAAGCTAATTATTTTAAGGATATTTGCACTTTCAGAAATTAAAATATTAATTGTGTCTTTAGATAAATTAAAACTTAGCAAACCACTTGTAACGGCAATGACTGATGCAGGATTCTTAACACCAAAAGATATCCAAATCAAAACAATGTCTCGAATTTTAGGTGGACAAGATGTTATAGTAGTAGGACCAGAGGGTTCGGGGAAAACGACAACTTATGTTTTAGCTGCTTTAATGAAGTTGAAATATGCTTTTGAAGAAGCGCCGAGAGCATTAATTTTAGTTCCAGATGCTGATCATGTTGATCTTGTGCTGGAACAATTTAAACTACTAAATCGCAATTCTACTTTTAGAATATTAGGAATCGATAGTCGTGGGCCGATTGATACGCAAATGAATGACATTACTGATGGCGTAGACATAATCGTTGCTGTGCCTGATAGAGCTCGTGCTTTATATTTAAAATTAGCCCTAAACACAAATAAAATCCAATTATTTGTTGTTGACAATGCGGAACTAATAGTAAAGAAAGGTTTACAGCTGCCTGTTGTGGAACTTGCAAACAGCGCTTATAAAGCTCAGCATTTGGTTTTTACTGAGGTTTTACATGAGAAGTTAAATTTAATGATTGCACCTTTTATTAAAGAATCTTCTGTAACTATAGAAGTGGATGAAATTGAGGAGCAAGAAGCAGAGGTTTATCAGCAAATGTTGTATCAGGTTCCAAATTTTAGAACAAAGCTTAACCTTTTAACTTTGTTACTAGGAGATGCAGATGTTTTTGATAAAGTTTTGGTTTTCGTAAACACCAGATTAACTGCGCAAACAGTTTACAAAAACTTTAACCATACCAATGAAACTGAAATTACGATTTATAAGCCGTTATTTTTTGATGATGCAGGTTATGATAATATCGAAGATTTTAAAGAAAATGAAGATTCTAGAATTTTAATTGTTGCCAACGAGAATTTAGGTGATTTAGATATTCAAGGCATTCCATTTATTATCCATTTTGAACTTCCAGAGCTTAAAGAAACGCTGATAAAACGTATTGTTAAGCAGGATGAAGAAGAGGTTATCGCCATCACATTCTCTACTGATATCGAATTAATAGAAGTTAAAAAGATTGAACAAGCAATAGGTCAGCGAATGGAGGTGATGGAGTTACCAGATAATTTAAAACTGGTAGATGTAGCGCCAAAATCTAAAAAGAAAAAAACCGATAACAATACCGACGATGATTCATCGGAACGTGGCGCTGCTTTTCATGAGAAGAAAGCAAGTAATCTGAAAAACTATAACTATAGCGCAGGTACCAAAGCGAAAATGACATATAAAAATAAAAAGGGACTATCGTAATATCTACTCCAGTTTTCCCGCTTCAAGATTACGACTTATTGCGTTACATAGTTTTCGATAAGAATAGATATCATTATTAAAGCAAAAAAAAAAGCCCCGATTCTCATCGGGGCTTTTTCGTATTTAATTATTGATTAATATAATGTGAATTCTACACGACGGTTTTCTTGACGACCGGCTGCAGTTTTGTTTGTAGAAATTGGTTGATCAGGACCGTAACCTACAGCTTCAACTCTTGATGCATTTGCACCTTGAGCTACTAAATAAGCTTTTACTGATTCAGCTCTTTCTTTTGATAAACGTAAGTTTAATTCTCTGCCACCAGTATTATCAGTGTGACCAGCTAATTTTAAGCTAAAGTTTTTCTCCATTAATAATGCAGCTACACGATTTAAAGTTGCATTCGATTTTGAACGGATAGTAGATTTACCTAAATCAAATTCTAAATTAGAAATCGCATCTCTAACCACTTTACGATCTGCTTCAGTAATTACGGTAGTTTCTTTAATCACTTGAGTTTTTGGAGCTGCTAATGGGCAACCTGAACCATCAACTACAGTTCCTGAAGGAGTACCTGGGCATTTGTCAAATTTATTTGCAACACCATCAGTATCATCATCACCTAAATCTTTTGCATATTGCTCTCTATCTCTTTGTGCATTTTGCTCAGCTGTAGATAATGATCTTCTTAATTCTGCACTTTCTTCAGCACTTTGTTTACGTAAATCAGCTACTGCACTGTAGTTTTGTAACTGTGAATTTTCTTTGTTTCCTAAAGCAAATTCTAAACCTACGTGAGAATATGAGTATCTATTTCCATTGTAAGCGTTTCTAACTGTTGGAGAAGATTTGATAAAGTTGATATCGTAACCTAAATCAATATTGATTCCTTTAGAAACTCCAAATTTAAATCCAACTCCTGTTGGGATGTACCAACCTTCTCTTTCATTAAAAACTTCAGTATTTCCAACTTGAGAATCTGAAGACATATAACCAGCACCAGCTTTAATGTATGGAATTAATACTGCGTTTTCAGTATTCAAACTAAAGTTAGCAATGTTTAATACTGCTGTTAATGATCCAGCATAGTTGATACTATTTTTTTGCTCAAGACCTGTTGCAAGTGTAGTTTGTCCTGCATAATTTGCAGTTTTGATTTCACCTCTTAAAAAATCAGCTTGTAAGCCTAAAGCTGGTAAAATTTGCTTTTTAATGAAAGCGCCATAACCTATGCTTTTGAATTCTCTAGCCCTTAGACTTTGACCACCTAAAAATGTATTTTGACTAAAAATACCTCCTTGAGCACCTACGCTCCAAGTTCTTAGTGACTGCTTTCCAAATCTTCCAGATGTTGTTGGCGTATCTTGCGCAAATAATTGGGATGTTAAACCTAACAAAGCAACTAGCATTGTTGATTTTGTAATTCTCGTATTCATGTTTTTTCTATTTGTAAATTAATAGTCTAAACAGCTTTTTATCCATACTGTTTGGCTTTATCTAATAAAAATTTTACAAAAAGATTTTTTTACATTCAAACATCAATATATCAGAAACTTATAAGGAAATTTTTTTTTCGGTAGAGTGTAATTGGTAAGATAATAGTTTCAGAGGGTACAGACCTTGTTTACAACCTTAATTTTGCAAAGAAGTCCCAAAATACAATTCCAGCGGATATTACAATATTAAAAGAATGTTTAGTGCCAAACTGAGGAATTTCAATGCATTCATCTATGTTATTCATTACCTCGTCACTTACGCCGTCTACCTCATTACCAAATATTAAAGCATACTTTTTAGTTGCATCTGGTTTAAAAGTATTTAACATCGTACTTTTTTCTGCCTGTTCTATTGCAACAATCTCATAATTTAACTGTCGCAAATCAGCAATTGCTTCTATAGTTGTCGCGTAATGAACCCAATCTACCGATTGTGTAGCGCCTAGAGCAGTTTTTTCAATTTCTCGATGAGGTGGTTGAGCGGTTATTCCGCATAAAAATATTTTTTCTAAAGCAAATCCATCAGCAGTTCTAAATATTGAACCGATGTTGTGCATGCTTCTCACATTATCTAAAACCGCAACTACAGGTAACTTTTCTTGTGCCTTAAACTCTTCAATATCCAGACGATTTAATTCATCTAACTTTAATTTTCTCATTGATTTTTTAATAGAATGCAAGGATTTTATCCGTGGCTAATCTTTTTGCAACAGTATTATAAATATTAGTTTGCCACGGAAACCCAGAAATCACGGAATAAAAAATTTTTCTGTGTCAATTCGTGTTTCCGTGGCTAATCTTTTTGCAACAGTATTATAAATATTTGTTCGCCACGGAAGCCCCGAAATCGCGGAATAAAAAATTTTTCCGTGTTAATTCATATTTCCGTGGCTAATCTTTTTGCAACAGTATTATAAATGTTTGTTTGCCACGGAAACCCGGAAATTGCGGAATAAAGAATTTTTCCGTGTCAATTCTTGTTTCCGTGGCTTTTTTTTTTGCAGCAGTATTATAAATGGTTGTTTGCCACGGAAGCACAGAGATCACGGAAGAAAAAGTTCCATTATATTCTTGTTTCCATGGCTGATGGTTTTGCGACTCGTTAAAGTTTCACTGGTCCATTGCCAATATCGCTTACATAAATCTCGGCAGGATAACCTATTTTATGTACGTAATAATCAGTTAAGTGCTTTGCAAAATCTTCTTCGAAGCCTTTTTCTAAAAGGGCAATTGCACACCCGCCGAAGCCGGCACCCGTCATACGAGCACCAATAACATGTTCGTAGCCTGAACAAAATTCTACTACAGTATCGAGTTCTATTCCACTTACTTCGTACAAATCTTTTAACGA is drawn from Pedobacter mucosus and contains these coding sequences:
- a CDS encoding RNA methyltransferase, producing the protein MRKLKLDELNRLDIEEFKAQEKLPVVAVLDNVRSMHNIGSIFRTADGFALEKIFLCGITAQPPHREIEKTALGATQSVDWVHYATTIEAIADLRQLNYEIVAIEQAEKSTMLNTFKPDATKKYALIFGNEVDGVSDEVMNNIDECIEIPQFGTKHSFNIVISAGIVFWDFFAKLRL
- a CDS encoding nicotinamide mononucleotide adenylyltransferase, with protein sequence MEREILDTKRKALKINLDPHIYGTFAEIGAGQEVSRNFFNAGAASGTVAKTMSAYDMTFSDAIYGAEASGRYVSQNRLIQMLDHEFGLLNERLSGKEYESRTFFAFANTVTTLNFKRTNDPHGWVGLRFQSEPAGLPNEIFFHVRLLDTDVLMQQRVLGIIGVNLLYAAFYYAKEPKIMVESLADNLTIGSVEIDLISVKGPAFPHANNILLNLYMIMKDFSAAAIFDSEAHPRQAKDLLYKKDIMILRTKYGQKSNPNFSLFNKATDQFKRTNQVVDGNLAVMIEVLLTNVLTDTQETPDDIDLESVAKRTQDMCDTGNTVIVSNFTRHNRLAKYLARCKPKSVGLATNINNLKFVFNANNFKGENYSGQLLSYVNDMFNTNVRLFAYPFLDKNTNEVITTANMPITPEAKPLFDFLLVNGYITDIEDYSDDEVKTV
- a CDS encoding OmpA family protein — protein: MNTRITKSTMLVALLGLTSQLFAQDTPTTSGRFGKQSLRTWSVGAQGGIFSQNTFLGGQSLRAREFKSIGYGAFIKKQILPALGLQADFLRGEIKTANYAGQTTLATGLEQKNSINYAGSLTAVLNIANFSLNTENAVLIPYIKAGAGYMSSDSQVGNTEVFNEREGWYIPTGVGFKFGVSKGINIDLGYDINFIKSSPTVRNAYNGNRYSYSHVGLEFALGNKENSQLQNYSAVADLRKQSAEESAELRRSLSTAEQNAQRDREQYAKDLGDDDTDGVANKFDKCPGTPSGTVVDGSGCPLAAPKTQVIKETTVITEADRKVVRDAISNLEFDLGKSTIRSKSNATLNRVAALLMEKNFSLKLAGHTDNTGGRELNLRLSKERAESVKAYLVAQGANASRVEAVGYGPDQPISTNKTAAGRQENRRVEFTLY
- a CDS encoding DEAD/DEAH box helicase, yielding MSLDKLKLSKPLVTAMTDAGFLTPKDIQIKTMSRILGGQDVIVVGPEGSGKTTTYVLAALMKLKYAFEEAPRALILVPDADHVDLVLEQFKLLNRNSTFRILGIDSRGPIDTQMNDITDGVDIIVAVPDRARALYLKLALNTNKIQLFVVDNAELIVKKGLQLPVVELANSAYKAQHLVFTEVLHEKLNLMIAPFIKESSVTIEVDEIEEQEAEVYQQMLYQVPNFRTKLNLLTLLLGDADVFDKVLVFVNTRLTAQTVYKNFNHTNETEITIYKPLFFDDAGYDNIEDFKENEDSRILIVANENLGDLDIQGIPFIIHFELPELKETLIKRIVKQDEEEVIAITFSTDIELIEVKKIEQAIGQRMEVMELPDNLKLVDVAPKSKKKKTDNNTDDDSSERGAAFHEKKASNLKNYNYSAGTKAKMTYKNKKGLS
- a CDS encoding biliverdin-producing heme oxygenase, which translates into the protein MIAELLKAATADNHKELESLMFVNEIMNNSLSVDEYKKLLIVNYVIHEKLEDKLISMLDNETANRLEITSRLKLPALEKDLKFWNIDRDALKNLNVDLYLPNNNIAEVLGALYVLEGSTLGGNVIKKHILANPNFKNSTEGLNYYGVYGSELGTKWKNFVLLMNEVVIEADYERCIKCANEMFNNLKNLSKQLNETVKY
- a CDS encoding response regulator, which codes for MNTTDIFYVEDDVDYAFFMQSAMQEVQDTLNLTIVDDGVEAATTLSKFEELQIKPKLILLDLNLPGLSGLDILKFIRENPYFKSVPVILFSTSDDPNDIKSSIEYGANAYLAKPNGYENLVECLHSIHDFWFNRHLRLN
- a CDS encoding S66 peptidase family protein — protein: MNRKHFLSSFIATATMLPALKIFKNDFNGENSNVKVPPYLKSGDTIGITSPAGFITEAQVQPSILQMQSWGFNIKVGSTIGKRDFTYGGSDEERMADFQNMLDDPKINAIMCARGGYGFVRIIDKLDFTAFKRNPKWLIGFSDITVLHSHLAKNFGVASIHSKMCNSFPDDWTKAEPIQIETILSIKNALTGQELKYIAPINIYNRFGKANGLLIGGNLSIIETLAGSNSDLDTSGKILFVEDTGEYLYSLDRMFWNLKRSGKLKNLKGLIVGGFKVKPDDIGEEFGKTIYDIVLEKVKEYNYPISFDFPVGHQRNNFAYKCGTNHKFEVNENGSFLETL
- a CDS encoding histone H1; this encodes MEKFSKVKEAVAAIEADVEKFYNAGNAAAGTRVRKAMQDLKVLAQEIRAEVTDKKNTDK